GAATATTCAGCAGATTGTCCGGTTTATTCATATCAAACACAATAATGGGCAGGTTGTTTTCCTGGCATAAAGTAAAGGCGGTCATGTCCATAATGTTTAGGTTCCTCTCATATGCCTCCTGAAACGATAGTTCTGAGTACCTTTCAGCGGTAGGATCCTTTTCTGGATCTGCGGTGTAAACACCATCTACCCGAGTTCCTTTTAGCACCACATCGGCCTGAATTTCTATGGCCCTGAGACTGGCTGTTGAGTCAGTAGTGAAGTAAGGGTTACCAATGCCGGCACCGAAGATCACAATTCTACCCTTTTCCAGGTGTCTTATGGCTCTCCTTCTGATGAACGGCTCACAAACCTGCTCCATCTTTATTCCGGACATAAGCCTTGTGTAAAGACCTACACCTTCAAGCGCACTTTGCAGGGCCATGCCATTAATAACTGTAGCCAACATGCCCATATAATCTCCCTGTACCCTTTCGATACCTGCAGCTTCTGCCATTACACCCCTAAAGATGTTGCCGCCGCCAATCACAATAGCAATTTCAACCCCTTTTTCTTTTACTGCTTTAATTTCATTTGCATATTGCAACAATCGGTTAGGATCTATGCCATATTGCCCTGACCCCATTAAAGACTCACCACTTAGCTTCAGTAATATCCGTTTATATCTCATTGAAAATAGGAAGATTATTTTGGTTTAAATTGCTGCAAATATAACAGGGATAAATGAATATTTTAGGCGTGAATATTAAAATTGGACCAACACCTGATTTTTTTCTACGCTATCTCCTTTTTTAACCTTTACTGACTTTACCACACCATCACCGTCTGCCTTGATCACATTCTCCATTTTCATGGCTTCAAGGATCATTATTGGATCGCCTTTCTTTACTTCGTCTCCTTCAGCCACCTGGATTTCAAAGATCAACCCCGGCATCGGAGCCTTTACATCATTCATCTGAGCTGATGCAGCAACATCCATTCCCAGCTTTTCCAGAAGCAGGTCAAATTTGTCTTTGAGCTCTATGTCATATTTGCTGCCATTGATCTTAAGTGTAATGCTCTTTTTCTTAAAGTCAGCATTTACTACTTCAGCACGGTATGACTTACTGTCTTTAATGATGTGGTACGACTGGTCGTTGATCCTGGCAATGTCCCACTCAAAAGGCTGACCGTCAATATCTATTTGGCCATCCTTAAGTGTTACTTCAAAACTATTATCGTTAACGTTTACTTTATACATAATTTATAAGGCTATGGCTCAAAGATAAAAGGGCTCTGCGGTTTTACCTGACGAATTTATCATTATTTGAGATAATAACCACTTTTTGGTAACTTTGCATTTAAATAGGGGTGCCCAAACACACGGGCTGAGATTATACCCAAGACCTGAAAATATGGGTCGAAACCTGATCCAGGTAATGCTGGCGTAGGGAGGTATGTTAAAATGATCCGGGAATCCCCTGTTCCGGACTTGTTTAACGATATAATTAATTTGAGAAATGAGGGTTTTGATTATTGCAGCGTTATTGCTGTTGTCGTCCTATGTGTCGCATGGACAGTTTGTGGTTAAGGGTACCATTAAGGATGCTGATACCGGTGAAGTACTTCCTGCGGCTAATGTGTTCTTAGAGGAAAAAGCAGTGCCGGCAGATGGACAGGGGAGGTTTACGTTTGGTGAGGTTAAGGAAGGGCAATACTTGCTGAAGGTTACATTCATTGGCTATGATCCCTATGAGCAGGAACTGGATGTTACCGACGATCAGGACCTGGAGGTTGTTTTAACGCCAGATGTTTACATGACTGACGAAGTGATAGTTTCAGCTACCAGGGCCAATGATAAAACACCCACGACTTTTACAGTGGTAAACAGGGAAGAAATAGAAGAAAATAACCTCGGTCAGGATCTGCCATTTGTGCTTAACTGGACGCCTTCACTAGTCACTACATCTGATGCAGGGGCTGGAGTAGGCTACACGGGTTTGAGGATCAGGGGAAGTGATGCCACCAGGATCAACGTAACAATCAATGGTGTGCCGCTAAACGACAGCGAGTCTCAAGGGGTGTTCTGGGTAGACATCCCTGATATTGCCTCTTCTACAGAAAATATACAGATACAGCGAGGTGTAGGTACATCTACCAATGGAGCAGGAGCTTTTGGAGGAACGATAAATCTGCAAACCAACACCAAACAGGAAAAACCTTATGGGGAAGTGATCAACTCTTTTGGATCATTTGACACGTGGAGGCATACACTGGGTTTTGGTACAGGTCTTATTGATGATAAATGGACATTTAACGGCAGGCTGTCCAAGATCACTTCTGACGGTTACATAGACAGAGCCACTTCTGACCTGAATTCTTACTACTTATCAGGAGGGTTTTATGGTAAAAAAATTCTGGTGAAAGCCATAATATTCGGAGGAAAGGAACGTACGTATCAATCGTGGTATGGTACGCCAGAGGCAGTTCTTGAAAATGATGCCGAAGGAATAGAGGCCGTGATTGCCAACAATGGAGTTAGCGATGCACTGGCTGAAAACCTTAGAACAGCAGGGAGAACCTTTAACTGGTACATGTATGAGGACGAGGTGGACGATTACCAGCAAGACCATTATCAACTGCATGTATCTCAGCTATTAATGCCGGATTTTACAGCCAATGTATCTCTGCATTATACTTATGGCCGTGGGTATTACGAGCAGTTCAGAGAGGATGCCGATTTTGAAGACTATAGTTTGCCCAATGTTACTGTTGGTGATACCACCATTACATCAACTGATCTGATCAGAAGAAGGTGGCTTGACAATGACTTCTATGGTTTTACCTATTCATTTGAGTATCAGAAGGAGCGATGGAATGCTGTTTTGGGAGGTGCATACAACATTTATGAAGGTGATCACTTTGGCGAGATCATATGGGCGGAATTTGCAGCAGGCACCTCTATCGAAGAGAGGTACTACGATAATACCGGTGATAAGAATGATTTTAACACTTTTCTAAAAGTCAACTATCAGATAACAAACAGCTTAAGCGCTTTCGGAGACCTGCAATACCGCAATGTAAGATATGACATAGCCGGGATTGACAATGATCAACGCTTGCTGGGCATTTCTGCAAATTATGATTTTTTCAATCCGAAGTTTGGATTGGTGTACTCACTTGATGCAAACAGTAATTTCTACGCTTCTTACAGCATTGCAAACAGGGAGCCGGTACGTAGCGATTTTATTGATGCTCCAACAAGGCCTGAGTACGAAACCTTGAGAAATCTTGAAGCAGGATTTAGAAAAAGGGCTGCTAATTATCAACTCCAGGCCAATTACTACTTGATGGATTATAAAAATCAACTGGTACTTACCGGAGAGCTAAACGATGTAGGTAGCGCCCTGCGAACTAATGTTAAGAACAGCTACAGAACAGGTGTAGAGATCCAGGGGCAGTTTTATATATCAAAGCGATTCAGGGTGATGGCAAATGCCACTTTTAGTCAAAACAAGGTAGGTTCGTTCAATGAGATCATATACGACTATGGGGCCGGTTTTGATGAGTACAATATTATAGAAAATGAATATGAAGATACAGATGTTGCCTTTTCACCTGATATTATAGCCGGATCGCAAATCACTCTTCTCCCTGTAAAAGGACTTGAGCTGTCCTTACTCTCTAAGTACGTGGGTAAGCAATATCTCGATAATACATCAAACGATAACCGGGCCATAGATGCTTATTTTGTGAATGATTTGAGGTTGATGTACACTTTACATACAGATTTTATAAGGGATATGGCCTTTACGTTCCAGGTGAATAATATATTTGATGAGCTTTATGCTTCAAACGGTTATACTTTTGGCTATCAGGGCGGACCGGATTATGTAGTAAGGGAGAATTACTATTATCCACAAGCCACGAGAAACTTCCTGGCTTCTGTAGCTTTGAGGTTTTAATCATTGGGACAAAGCATGCTTCCGAAGTCGCGAGACTTCGGAAGCATGCTTTGTGAACGATAAACACAGAAACGTTAAATACAAATCCCATCTATTGTAATAGTACTGATCAGGATTTACCTTTGCCATGCTAAACTGATCCTGATGGTACCATCCTCACGTTATAAACCAAATAACTTCTCCTTATCAGGGTTCATCCAGCTTACCCGCTTCTGGAATTTGTTGATCATAGTATTCGCCCAGTATTTTACAGCCTCGTTTTTAATTGATTCTTCTAAAAATATAAGCTATTATTTATTGCATCACGAGCTGTTTTTACTTTCGTTATCTTCAGTACTGATAGCAGCAGCCGGATATATTATCAATGACTATTATGATGTTAAGATCGACCTTATCAATAAGCCCCATCGTGTAGTAGTAGGCAAGGTTTTAAAGAGACGGGTGGCAATGGCTGCCCATACGGTACTTAATTTTACAGGCATCGGCTTAGGCTTTCTGCTTTCATGGCAAATAGGTGCAATAAATTTTGCGTCGGCACTCCTTCTTTGGCTTTATTCCAACCAGTTAAAAAGGATGCCCTTTATAGGAAATTTTGTAGTAGCTATATTAACGGGCCTGTCTATCTACATTGTGGAAATACTTTTTCAGTCGGGTAACCTGCTGGTGGTGGCCTATGCGCTTTTTTCCTTTGTGTTTACGCTTATCCGGGAGATAATAAAGGACATGGAAGATCTGAAAGGAGATGCCACTTTCGGCTGCAGGACTTTGCCGGTGGTTTATGGGCTCAGGAAAACAAAAAATGTTATATATGTGCTATCTCTGGCTTTTTTATCAGGCCTTAGCTTTTTAGCTTATATATTTGTGGGAGAAGAAATGACACTTTTTTGCTTACTACTAATTGTTCCCTTAGGTTTTATGGCCTACAAGCTCTCCAGGGCCGACACAATAAAGGACTTCAGTTATTTGAGTAACTATTGTAAATTAATCATGTTCCTTGGGATATTAAGCATGGTTGTGTTTAAATAAATAATATGACGAGAATCGCCATTTTTGCTTCAGGTAGCGGCTCCAATGCCGAGAAAATCACCGAATATTTTAGGAGCAACAATCAAATTACGGTTAGCCTTATACTCACAAATAACCCCAAAGCCTATGTGCTGGAAAGAGCAAAGAAGCTTCGGGTACCCGCTGTAGCCTTCAGCAGAGATGATCTGAGGAATACTAATAAAGTGCTTGACATACTGAGAGAATATCAGATAGATTTCGTGGTGCTGGCCGGGTTCCTTCTGCTGGTTCCTGAAAATTTGGTAGAGACATATCCTGGCAGGATCATCAATATTCACCCCGCCCTTCTTCCGAAGTTCGGAGGTAAAGGGATGTACGGAGATAATGTTCATCAGGCTGTAAAATCTGCAGGAGAGAGAGAGACCGGTATCAGTATTCACTATGTTAATAATAAGTATGATGAAGGCGAAATTATCTTTCAGGCTAAATGCCCTGTCACCGAAGAGGATACTGCCGAAACGGTCGCTGATAAGGTGCATCAGTTAGAATACCAACATTATCCGCAGGTAATAGAATCAGTGATTAATAATTCAATTAAAAATTTATAATTTTGCAGCTTGAAAATTTCGGATGCCCGGATATATTACAGAGATAGATCAGGGGTATCTATCAACTCTCAATCACTAAATATAACTCATGTCTTTGAAGAAGATCAAATCGGCCTTAATATCAGTTTATTACAAGGACAATCTTGAGCCGATAGTCAGGCTACTTGCGAAAAACAATGTTCAGATTTTTTCAACCGGAGGTACTCAGAAATTCATTGAAGACCTTGGCGTGGAAGTAACAGCTGTGGAGGACTTAACCAGCTATCCTTCAATTTTTGGAGGAAGGGTAAAAACATTACACCCTAAAGTGTTTGGAGGTATCTTGTACAGAAGAGAGCTGGATGATGATCAGAAACAGGCCGATGAGTTTGAAATACCCAGTATAGACTTAGTGATTGTTGACCTGTATCCTTTTGAAGAAACCGTAGCTTCTGGTGCATCTGAACAGGATATTATAGAAAAAATTGATATTGGGGGTATTTCTTTGATCAGAGCAGCAGCTAAAAATTTTAAGGACGTACTCATCGTATCTTCACGGGAACAATATACTGATGTTGAGCAATTGCTAAGAGCAAAAGAAGGAGCTACCGAACTGACTGACCGGAAGCTGTTCGCGGCTAAAGCCTTCGATATGAGCTCTCATTATGATTCAGCCATTTTCAACTATTTCAATGGCAACGGTGAGGTAGGTAGCTTTAAGCAAAGCCTGAGAGATAAAAAAGTACTTCGGTATGGCGAAAACCCACACCAGGAGGGCGCATATTACGGTGACCTTGATTCAATGCTGGAGAAACTCAATGGCAAAGAACTTTCTTACAATAATCTTGTTGATATTGACGCGGCAGTTTCGTTAATTGAAGAGTTTGACGATACTGCTTTTGCTATACTTAAACATACCAATGCATGCGGTGTGGCTACAGGCAGCACAGTGAAGGAGGCTTATGAAAGAGCATTCGCAGCTGATACCGTTTCGGCTTTTGGAGGAGTATTGATCACCAACAAAACTATGGATAAAGATGCGGCGGAAGCTATGCATTCGTTGTTCTTTGAGATCTTGATTGCTCCAGATTTTACAGAAGATGCCCTGGAGGTACTTAAGCAAAAGAAAAACAGGATATTGCTGAAACAACAATATAAACTGAATACAAAAAAACAATATAAAAGCCTGCTAAACGGAGTAATAGAACAAGACAGGGACTTGAAAACAGATGCACTGGAGGACCTTAAGGTAGTGACAAAGAAAGCTCCTGCTGAAGAAGAGAAATCAGCCCTGATCTTTGCCAGTAAAGTGGCCAAACATACCAAGTCCAATACTATAGTGTTGGCAAAGGATGGTCAGCTACTGGCAAGCGGTGTAGGCCAGACCTCACGTGTAGATGCCCTGAAGCAGGCCATTCACAAAGCCAAAACTTTTGGTTTTGATCTTAATGGTGCCGTTATGGCTTCTGATGCTTTCTTTCCTTTCCCGGACTGTGTGGAGATCGCTTACAGTGAGGGGGTAAGGTCGGTGATTCAGCCAGGAGGTTCTATTAAAGATCAGGATTCCATTGATTTTTGTGATAAAAACAACATGGCTATGGTATTTACCGGAATACGCCATTTCAAACATTAAAAAAATGTAATTTTGCAAGTTAAAAAGAAACTAATTTGTAAATTTCCACTTATTGATAAGCCTAACCATTTGACAACATAACATGGGATTGTTCGATTTTTTTTCTAGTGATATAGCCATTGACCTCGGTACAGCTAACACCCTAATCATACATAAAGACAAAATAGTAGTAGATGAGCCCTCCATAATAGCCATCGATAAAAATACAAACAAAGTATTGGCTATTGGCAGGGAAGCTATGCAGATGCATGAGAAGACACATGAGAATATCAAGACCATTCGTCCGTTAAAGGATGGCGTGATCGCTGACTTCCATGCTGCCGAGCATATGATCAGAGGAATGATCAAAATGATCGATAGCGGTAAGAAATTATTTCCTTCTTCGCACCGTATGGTGATCTGTATACCATCAGGTATTACTGAGGTTGAAAAAAGAGCTGTGCGTGACTCGGCGGAACATGCCGGAGCCAAAGAAGTTTATATGATCCATGAGCCTATTGCAGCAGCCATAGGTATAGGTATCGACATCGAACAGCCTGTAGGTTCCATGATTGTTGACATCGGAGGAGGAACAACTGAGATTGCTGTAATAGCACTTTCAGGGATTGTTTGCGACCAGTCTATCCGTGTAGCGGGTGATACGTTTAACCGCGACATTCTTGACTACATGCGTAGACAACACAACCTGCTGATCGGTGAAAGATCTGCAGAGAAAGTGAAGATAGAAGTAGGTTCTGCACTTACTGAGCTTGACGACGGCCCTGAAGATTATGAAATAAGAGGCCGTGACCTGATGACGGGTATTCCTAAAGTAATAAAGATCTCTTACTCTGAAATAGCATTTGCCCTTGACAAGTCGGTGTCTAAAATTGAAGAGGCTGTTCTGAAAGCTTTGGAGATCTCTCCACCCGAGTTATCAGCAGATATTTATGATAACGGTATCCATCTAACAGGTGGTGGCGCGTTGCTTCGAGGGTTGGATAAACGACTTGCCTTGAAAACAAAATTGCCTATTCACGTTGCTGAAGATCCGTTAAGAGCTGTGGTAAGAGGTACAGGGCACGCACTTAAGAATCTGAATTCTTTCAAAGCAGTACTAATGACATAATTGTTGTTTGTTTGGTAGTTAGGCTAACTAAAATTTTTTGACTTTTGATCAACACGGGGTAAATGCAAAGATTATTTCTGTTTCTTTATCAATACAGAGCGTTCTTGACATTTCTTTTCCTAGAGATACTTTGTAGTTGGTTTATTATACAAAACAACAATTATCAGGGAGCTAAATTCTTTAATTCTTCAAACAGGCTGGCGGCAGGGCTACTTCAGTCGTCAGGTAATATATCGGACTACTTCAGTCTGGCAAAGGTTAATACTGACCTTGCCCGGGAGAATGCAGATTTAAAAGAGAGGCTTGAGCAGCTTAATCAAAAGCTTGTTGAGGTTCAGATAAGCCAGGTAAACGACAGCACCCTGTCTGAAGCAGATAGCGTTACCATCCCTGAAACAGACAGCATTGTCATTAGAAAATATGAGTACTTTAGTGCTAAAGTCATTAACAACTCAACGCGGAGGTTTAATAACTATATTACCATAAACAAAGGGGCAGTTGATGGTGTAGAGCCGGGATTTGGCGTTATTGGTAACGATGGTGTGGTTGGCAAAGTAAAGATTGTTTCGAAACACTTTTCTGTGATTACCTCTATTCTGCATGGAGATGTGCTGGTTTCGGCCAAAGTAAAAAGGACCGGTGATCTGGCTACAGTAAAGTGGGGTGGAATAGATCCCTATATTGCGCAGCTTATGTATGTTCCCCGTCATGTAAAACCTCAGGTGAATGATACTATAGTTACTTCTGGTTACAATGCAATATTCCCCGAGGGTATACCTATAGGTTTAATAAAAGAAGTAGAGGTTCGTGAAGATGCTCTTTTTTACGACATCACCATATCATTGGCCAGCGACTTGAATGAGCTATCCTATGTGTACCTCATCAAAAATAGCCTTAAAACGGAACAAGATTCTTTGGAAACTAACGCGGAAATATTTTAATGCTTAACAGGAGACTTATATTACAAATCATTTCTTTCTTTCTGTATGTATTAGTACAGGTTCTTCTGCTTC
This region of Fulvivirga ulvae genomic DNA includes:
- the pyrH gene encoding UMP kinase; this encodes MRYKRILLKLSGESLMGSGQYGIDPNRLLQYANEIKAVKEKGVEIAIVIGGGNIFRGVMAEAAGIERVQGDYMGMLATVINGMALQSALEGVGLYTRLMSGIKMEQVCEPFIRRRAIRHLEKGRIVIFGAGIGNPYFTTDSTASLRAIEIQADVVLKGTRVDGVYTADPEKDPTAERYSELSFQEAYERNLNIMDMTAFTLCQENNLPIIVFDMNKPDNLLNILHGENAGTLIT
- a CDS encoding acetyl-CoA carboxylase biotin carboxyl carrier protein subunit, with product MYKVNVNDNSFEVTLKDGQIDIDGQPFEWDIARINDQSYHIIKDSKSYRAEVVNADFKKKSITLKINGSKYDIELKDKFDLLLEKLGMDVAASAQMNDVKAPMPGLIFEIQVAEGDEVKKGDPIMILEAMKMENVIKADGDGVVKSVKVKKGDSVEKNQVLVQF
- a CDS encoding TonB-dependent receptor, producing MRVLIIAALLLLSSYVSHGQFVVKGTIKDADTGEVLPAANVFLEEKAVPADGQGRFTFGEVKEGQYLLKVTFIGYDPYEQELDVTDDQDLEVVLTPDVYMTDEVIVSATRANDKTPTTFTVVNREEIEENNLGQDLPFVLNWTPSLVTTSDAGAGVGYTGLRIRGSDATRINVTINGVPLNDSESQGVFWVDIPDIASSTENIQIQRGVGTSTNGAGAFGGTINLQTNTKQEKPYGEVINSFGSFDTWRHTLGFGTGLIDDKWTFNGRLSKITSDGYIDRATSDLNSYYLSGGFYGKKILVKAIIFGGKERTYQSWYGTPEAVLENDAEGIEAVIANNGVSDALAENLRTAGRTFNWYMYEDEVDDYQQDHYQLHVSQLLMPDFTANVSLHYTYGRGYYEQFREDADFEDYSLPNVTVGDTTITSTDLIRRRWLDNDFYGFTYSFEYQKERWNAVLGGAYNIYEGDHFGEIIWAEFAAGTSIEERYYDNTGDKNDFNTFLKVNYQITNSLSAFGDLQYRNVRYDIAGIDNDQRLLGISANYDFFNPKFGLVYSLDANSNFYASYSIANREPVRSDFIDAPTRPEYETLRNLEAGFRKRAANYQLQANYYLMDYKNQLVLTGELNDVGSALRTNVKNSYRTGVEIQGQFYISKRFRVMANATFSQNKVGSFNEIIYDYGAGFDEYNIIENEYEDTDVAFSPDIIAGSQITLLPVKGLELSLLSKYVGKQYLDNTSNDNRAIDAYFVNDLRLMYTLHTDFIRDMAFTFQVNNIFDELYASNGYTFGYQGGPDYVVRENYYYPQATRNFLASVALRF
- a CDS encoding geranylgeranylglycerol-phosphate geranylgeranyltransferase, which gives rise to MVPSSRYKPNNFSLSGFIQLTRFWNLLIIVFAQYFTASFLIDSSKNISYYLLHHELFLLSLSSVLIAAAGYIINDYYDVKIDLINKPHRVVVGKVLKRRVAMAAHTVLNFTGIGLGFLLSWQIGAINFASALLLWLYSNQLKRMPFIGNFVVAILTGLSIYIVEILFQSGNLLVVAYALFSFVFTLIREIIKDMEDLKGDATFGCRTLPVVYGLRKTKNVIYVLSLAFLSGLSFLAYIFVGEEMTLFCLLLIVPLGFMAYKLSRADTIKDFSYLSNYCKLIMFLGILSMVVFK
- the purN gene encoding phosphoribosylglycinamide formyltransferase; translation: MTRIAIFASGSGSNAEKITEYFRSNNQITVSLILTNNPKAYVLERAKKLRVPAVAFSRDDLRNTNKVLDILREYQIDFVVLAGFLLLVPENLVETYPGRIINIHPALLPKFGGKGMYGDNVHQAVKSAGERETGISIHYVNNKYDEGEIIFQAKCPVTEEDTAETVADKVHQLEYQHYPQVIESVINNSIKNL
- the purH gene encoding bifunctional phosphoribosylaminoimidazolecarboxamide formyltransferase/IMP cyclohydrolase encodes the protein MSLKKIKSALISVYYKDNLEPIVRLLAKNNVQIFSTGGTQKFIEDLGVEVTAVEDLTSYPSIFGGRVKTLHPKVFGGILYRRELDDDQKQADEFEIPSIDLVIVDLYPFEETVASGASEQDIIEKIDIGGISLIRAAAKNFKDVLIVSSREQYTDVEQLLRAKEGATELTDRKLFAAKAFDMSSHYDSAIFNYFNGNGEVGSFKQSLRDKKVLRYGENPHQEGAYYGDLDSMLEKLNGKELSYNNLVDIDAAVSLIEEFDDTAFAILKHTNACGVATGSTVKEAYERAFAADTVSAFGGVLITNKTMDKDAAEAMHSLFFEILIAPDFTEDALEVLKQKKNRILLKQQYKLNTKKQYKSLLNGVIEQDRDLKTDALEDLKVVTKKAPAEEEKSALIFASKVAKHTKSNTIVLAKDGQLLASGVGQTSRVDALKQAIHKAKTFGFDLNGAVMASDAFFPFPDCVEIAYSEGVRSVIQPGGSIKDQDSIDFCDKNNMAMVFTGIRHFKH
- a CDS encoding rod shape-determining protein, with the protein product MGLFDFFSSDIAIDLGTANTLIIHKDKIVVDEPSIIAIDKNTNKVLAIGREAMQMHEKTHENIKTIRPLKDGVIADFHAAEHMIRGMIKMIDSGKKLFPSSHRMVICIPSGITEVEKRAVRDSAEHAGAKEVYMIHEPIAAAIGIGIDIEQPVGSMIVDIGGGTTEIAVIALSGIVCDQSIRVAGDTFNRDILDYMRRQHNLLIGERSAEKVKIEVGSALTELDDGPEDYEIRGRDLMTGIPKVIKISYSEIAFALDKSVSKIEEAVLKALEISPPELSADIYDNGIHLTGGGALLRGLDKRLALKTKLPIHVAEDPLRAVVRGTGHALKNLNSFKAVLMT
- the mreC gene encoding rod shape-determining protein MreC, yielding MQRLFLFLYQYRAFLTFLFLEILCSWFIIQNNNYQGAKFFNSSNRLAAGLLQSSGNISDYFSLAKVNTDLARENADLKERLEQLNQKLVEVQISQVNDSTLSEADSVTIPETDSIVIRKYEYFSAKVINNSTRRFNNYITINKGAVDGVEPGFGVIGNDGVVGKVKIVSKHFSVITSILHGDVLVSAKVKRTGDLATVKWGGIDPYIAQLMYVPRHVKPQVNDTIVTSGYNAIFPEGIPIGLIKEVEVREDALFYDITISLASDLNELSYVYLIKNSLKTEQDSLETNAEIF